Proteins encoded within one genomic window of Natator depressus isolate rNatDep1 chromosome 1, rNatDep2.hap1, whole genome shotgun sequence:
- the CTC1 gene encoding CST complex subunit CTC1 isoform X1 produces the protein MEELGGAEQRWLRAARAFVCETLRLAGPGGGGPEQLADSVTRCLRSTWAGRSGELPLGYSFISISDLQCQQCTPCCSHMTWSTSEFKKWAHQGEDILPKQSVLPRTHLILIGYLTNGRRQEGKEKLMDGNLYVQDNTGSIPCELLHFESEWLELLFLFPSWAYIPQTSQGSAGYVEILADPVPVDPRPKRVVDTIPVFYPATVAQLLSTRVPCQKRKKLNVAGELARLSTLLCIHHKTFFFLFLKCFTSAACVPVLVQKPPQLAWHHMLQLGHGYVLTALSVSSLKASGHKVFVTSVSSCLLPYCAEQVKEQPLEIAWWGGPIQPVSPKAAVQLPLELTDEKLPVPAKESKILSYTGIITRVLNNQAGLYELDNKICLCLAYQQLLNSARGLRPGACVELRDVHLLQKPLASFPFVVVLGACLHSTVLLKGFSRLSTFHQPVASSGNLYMQLLFQYNLGLPLYLWLVSLLEMLEQRFCCFVGRRQLFIHSVSRGPGVAEKFLVPILNAVVPSKAPVRDVHHEILAEMHHCPLQQYQPLEPPCQAPPLSLLRSVAEQRSKEAFNPLQLLSPLEAQHMGTQELNRRLAWSYDTFSAESFQPRMVLLGVLRASCSSGSLQLRDKSDSIPCVISRRDGSPFADTALIGSLLQVETYQLVVERFLQSDFPSWEQLWILEHVRGTETRLYVQFCFEDVQILHTPEVQVQEGPTSNNNPWLGKKDVCSSKVELGSPEAKLPKLEGTRPGAGSDEGCDRGQSSARGTSCMSRLFLVTQKEGLMSRNYLPAAEGDGEGQELQLSFQATVLWMDKPRLWGHPREIGNLPELEQTSHQREDSEAQQRVLLLFMGRSLRWFPFLHPDGLYRLIVPQCLDFGVFEQPCLSPLQGRLLNQSGCHSCLLVSDTWHLQHETWISCLAQPQMIPGSEWAGMGQTVFSIPELLSNSFTGSLVSFSGEIVERTLCASPGNEKLSAPCSMRWQKGTLLPWDHSVKLSVSAAPGSSVVLDVYIAVAYLQHLWGLLPGAKILFQNLQRKISRFHNVYCTYIASSCISILALPPPCLLLSSNPAGIASKSPAATSPSLVFLSNLLLQPHSLSQGQILCNLSCVLALSLQWICSVCSSIFREGRCSRHSPPCPSHTGVSQASAKILVEDGTGEALVLCKNQQVAAVLGLSPVEWKAVQSNVQRRGSIFIQHGGANSRPGCVEEPEDLVTCYLRSLCRSRAICRTILLAFSLDRKPSKIPQPDSLQLRRFLCGEMEFVSQVGARLSLTCLNIQEADPKVLCGLSSKRIKTSISHSA, from the exons Atggaggagctgggtggggct GAGCAGCGGTGGTTGCGGGCGGCCCGGGCCTTCGTCTGCGAGACCCTCCGCCTCGCGGGGCCGGGCGGCGGCGGCCCTGAGCAGCTGGCGGACTCGGTGACGCGGTGCCTGCGGAGCACGTGGGCTGGGCGGAGCGGGGAGCTCCCGCTGGGCTACAG tttcatctCCATCtctgacctccagtgccaacaaTGCACACCCTGCTGTAGTCACATGACCTGGAGCACAAGTGAGTTCAAGAAATGGGCTCACCAAGGTGAGGACATCTTGCCCAAACAGAGTGTTCTGCCACGGACTCACCTAATCCTGATTGGCTACCTGACCAATGGAagaaggcaggaggggaaagagaagctAATGGATGGCAACCTGTATGTGCAAGACAACACTGGTTCAATTCCCTGTGAG ctCCTGCATTTTGAATCTGAGTGGCTGGAGCTACTGTTTCTCTTCCCCAGCTGGGCATACATACCACAGACAAGTCAGGGCTCAGCTGGATATGTGGAAATCCTGGCAGACCCGGTGCCAGTGGATCCTCGACCAAAGAGAGTGGTTGACACCATCCCTGTCTTCTATCCAGCAACAGTTGCACAATTGCTCAGCACCAG GGTTCCatgtcagaaaagaaaaaagctgaaTGTGGCAGGTGAGCTGGCCAGACTTAGCACCCTCCTGTGCATCCACCACAAGAcgttctttttcctctttctgaagTGCTTCACTTCTGCTGCTTGTGTTCCAGTGCTGGTGCAG AAACCTCCCCAGCTAGCTTGGCACCACATGCTCCAGTTGGGCCATGGCTATGTGCTGACAGCATTGAGTGTGTCCAGCCTGAAGGCATCGGGGCACAAGGTATTCGTCACCAGCGTCTCCTCCTGCCTCCTGCCCTACTGTGCAGAGCAGGTGAAGGAACAGCCTCTGGAAATTGCCTGGTGGGGAGGACCAATTCAGCCAGTTTCCCCTAAGGCCGCTGTGCAGCTCCCCTTGGAGCTGACAGATGAGAAGTTGCCAGTGCCAGCCAAAGAGTCCAAGATCCTGTCATACACG GGGATTATCACCCGAGTACTAAACAACCAGGCTGGCCTCTATGAGCTTGATAACAAGATCTGTCTGTGCCTTGCTTACCAGCAGCTGTTGAACTCTGCCCGTGGACTCCGACCAGGAGCATGCGTGGAG CTCCGAGATGTCCACCTCCTGCAGAAGCCCCTGGCTTCTTTCCCCTTTGTTGTTGTCCTTGGTGCCTGTCTGCACAGCACTGTCCTTCTTAAGGGTTTCTCAAGGCTCAGCACCTTCCACCAGCCTGTAGCTTCCTCTGGAAATCTCTACATGCAACTGCTCTTCCAGTATAACCTAGGTCTGCCACTCTATCTGTGGCTGGTGAGCCTGTTGGAGATGCTGGAGCAAAG GTTTTGCTGTTTTGTTGGACGCCGACAGCTGTTCATCCACTCTGTGTCTCGAGGCCCTGGAGTAGCCGAGAAGTTTCTTGTCCCCATTCTGAATGCTGTGGTGCCTTCTAAGGCGCCAGTGAGAGATGTTCATCATGAGATCCTAGCAGAAATGCACCATTGTCCCCTGCAGCAG TATCAGCCTCTGGAGCCCCCATGCCAGGCCCCACCTCTTTCTCTGCTGCGCTCTGTGGCTGAGCAAAGAAGCAAGGAAGCCTTTAATCCATTGCAGCTGCTGTCCCCCTTGGAGGCCCAGCACATGGGCACCCAGGAGCTGAATCGCAGACTGGCTTGGTCCTATGATACATTCTCAGCAGAGAGCTTCCAACCCCGAATG GTGTtgctgggggtgctgagagcttcctgcagcagcggCTCCCTTCAGCTGCGGGACAAGAGTGATTCGATCCCCTGTGTGATCTCCCGCAGGGATGGGAGTCCCTTCGCTGACACAGCTCTCATAG GGTCTCTTTTGCAGGTGGAAACCTACCAGCTTGTGGTAGAGCGATTCCTTCAAAGTGACTTtccctcctgggagcagctgtggATCCTGGAACATGTGAGGGGCACAGAAACAAG GCTGTATGTGCAATTCTGCTTTGAAGATGTTCAGATTCTTCATACGCCTGAGGTGCAAGTCCAAGAGGGTCCCACAAGCAATAACAATCCCTGGTTGGGGAAAAAGGATGTTTGCAGCTCAAAGGTTGAGCTGGGATCTCCAGAGGCAAAGCTGCCAAAGTTGGAGGGGACCCGCCCAGGAGCTGGCTCTGACGAGGGCTGTGATAGAGGCCAGAGCAGTGCCAGAGGAACCAGCTGCATGTCTCGTCTATTCCTGGTCACCCAGAAAGAGGGGCTTATGTCACGCAACTACCTGCCAGCTGCAGAAGGAGATGGAGAAGGGCAGGAGCTGCAGCTCAGCTTCCAGGCCACCGTACTCTGGATGGACAAACCTCGGCTCTGGGGGCATCCCAGGGAAATTGGGAACCTGCCAGAGCTGGAGCAGACCAGCCATCAGAGGGAGGACAGCGAGGCACAGCAGAGG GTGCTGCTGCTTTTTATGGGGAGATCACTTCGATGGTTCCCATTCCTGCACCCAGATGGGCTGTACCGGCTTATTGTGCCTCAGTGTTTG GACTTCGGGGTGTTTGAGCAGCCTTGTCTCTCGCCGTTGCAAGGGAGGCTTCTGAACCAGTCGGGCTGCCACTCGTGCCTGCTAGTTTCAGATACCTGGCACCTACAGCATGAGACCTGGATCTCCTGCCTGGCTCAGCCCCAG ATGATCCCAGGGTCAGAGTGGGCAGGAATGGGGCAGACAGTCTTCTCCATTCCAGAGCTACTAAGCAACAG TTTCACAGGCTCCCTTGTCTCTTTCTCTGGTGAGATAGTGGAGCGGACCTTGTGTGCTTCCCCTGGGAATGAAAAGCTCTCTGCACCCTGCAGCATGCGGTGGCAGAAAG ggaccctcctgccctgggATCACAGTGTGAAGCTGAGTGTCTCAGCTGCTCCTGGCTCCTCTGTTGTGCTGGATGTTTACATAGCAGTTGCCTACCTTCAGCATCTCTGGGGTTTGCTGCCCGGGGCCAAGATTCTCTTCCAGAACCTGCAGCGCAAAATCTCCAG GTTCCACAATGTTTATTGCACATACATTGCCTCCAGCTGCATCAGCATCTTGGCTCTGCCGCccccctgcttgctcctttcCTCCAA TCCTGCAGGTATAGCCTCCAAGTCCCCTGCAGCCACGTCTCCCTCGCTGGTGTTTCTGTCCAACCTGTTGCTTCAGCCTCACAGCCtgtcccagggccagatcctctgcaaCTTGTCCTGTGTCCTGGCTTTGTCCCTGCAATGGATCTGCTCCGTCTGTAGCAGCATCTTCAGAGAG GGGAGGTGCAGCCGACACAGCCCACCCTGCCCATCGCACACAGGAGTGAGTCAGGCCAGCGCCAA GATCCTGGTGGAGGATGGAACAGGTGAGGCTCTGGTGCTGTGCAAGAACCAGCAGGTGGCTGCAGTGTTAGGCCTGAGCCCTGTGGAGTGGAAAGCTGTGCAGAGCAATGTGCAGAGAAGGGGCAGCATTTTCATTCAGCATGGAGGAGCCAATTCCAGGCCTGGG TGTGTGGAGGAGCCTGAAGACCTTGTCACCTGCTACCTGAGGAGCCTGTGTAGGAGCCGTGCCATCTGCCGGACCATCCTGCTGGCTTTCAGCCTCGACAGGAAGCCCTCAAAGATTCCCCAGCCAG ATTCACTGCAGCTGAGAAGGTTTCTGTGTGGTGAGATGGAGTTTGTGTCCCAAGTGGGAGCTCGACTGAGCCTGACATGCCTGAACATCCAGGAGGCAGATCCCAAAGTCTTGTGCGGTCTGAGCAGCAAGAGGATCAAAACATCGATCAGTCACTCAGCTTGA
- the CTC1 gene encoding CST complex subunit CTC1 isoform X2, whose amino-acid sequence MLEKAPLEQRWLRAARAFVCETLRLAGPGGGGPEQLADSVTRCLRSTWAGRSGELPLGYSFISISDLQCQQCTPCCSHMTWSTSEFKKWAHQGEDILPKQSVLPRTHLILIGYLTNGRRQEGKEKLMDGNLYVQDNTGSIPCELLHFESEWLELLFLFPSWAYIPQTSQGSAGYVEILADPVPVDPRPKRVVDTIPVFYPATVAQLLSTRVPCQKRKKLNVAGELARLSTLLCIHHKTFFFLFLKCFTSAACVPVLVQKPPQLAWHHMLQLGHGYVLTALSVSSLKASGHKVFVTSVSSCLLPYCAEQVKEQPLEIAWWGGPIQPVSPKAAVQLPLELTDEKLPVPAKESKILSYTGIITRVLNNQAGLYELDNKICLCLAYQQLLNSARGLRPGACVELRDVHLLQKPLASFPFVVVLGACLHSTVLLKGFSRLSTFHQPVASSGNLYMQLLFQYNLGLPLYLWLVSLLEMLEQRFCCFVGRRQLFIHSVSRGPGVAEKFLVPILNAVVPSKAPVRDVHHEILAEMHHCPLQQYQPLEPPCQAPPLSLLRSVAEQRSKEAFNPLQLLSPLEAQHMGTQELNRRLAWSYDTFSAESFQPRMVLLGVLRASCSSGSLQLRDKSDSIPCVISRRDGSPFADTALIGSLLQVETYQLVVERFLQSDFPSWEQLWILEHVRGTETRLYVQFCFEDVQILHTPEVQVQEGPTSNNNPWLGKKDVCSSKVELGSPEAKLPKLEGTRPGAGSDEGCDRGQSSARGTSCMSRLFLVTQKEGLMSRNYLPAAEGDGEGQELQLSFQATVLWMDKPRLWGHPREIGNLPELEQTSHQREDSEAQQRVLLLFMGRSLRWFPFLHPDGLYRLIVPQCLDFGVFEQPCLSPLQGRLLNQSGCHSCLLVSDTWHLQHETWISCLAQPQMIPGSEWAGMGQTVFSIPELLSNSFTGSLVSFSGEIVERTLCASPGNEKLSAPCSMRWQKGTLLPWDHSVKLSVSAAPGSSVVLDVYIAVAYLQHLWGLLPGAKILFQNLQRKISRFHNVYCTYIASSCISILALPPPCLLLSSNPAGIASKSPAATSPSLVFLSNLLLQPHSLSQGQILCNLSCVLALSLQWICSVCSSIFREGRCSRHSPPCPSHTGVSQASAKILVEDGTGEALVLCKNQQVAAVLGLSPVEWKAVQSNVQRRGSIFIQHGGANSRPGCVEEPEDLVTCYLRSLCRSRAICRTILLAFSLDRKPSKIPQPDSLQLRRFLCGEMEFVSQVGARLSLTCLNIQEADPKVLCGLSSKRIKTSISHSA is encoded by the exons GAGCAGCGGTGGTTGCGGGCGGCCCGGGCCTTCGTCTGCGAGACCCTCCGCCTCGCGGGGCCGGGCGGCGGCGGCCCTGAGCAGCTGGCGGACTCGGTGACGCGGTGCCTGCGGAGCACGTGGGCTGGGCGGAGCGGGGAGCTCCCGCTGGGCTACAG tttcatctCCATCtctgacctccagtgccaacaaTGCACACCCTGCTGTAGTCACATGACCTGGAGCACAAGTGAGTTCAAGAAATGGGCTCACCAAGGTGAGGACATCTTGCCCAAACAGAGTGTTCTGCCACGGACTCACCTAATCCTGATTGGCTACCTGACCAATGGAagaaggcaggaggggaaagagaagctAATGGATGGCAACCTGTATGTGCAAGACAACACTGGTTCAATTCCCTGTGAG ctCCTGCATTTTGAATCTGAGTGGCTGGAGCTACTGTTTCTCTTCCCCAGCTGGGCATACATACCACAGACAAGTCAGGGCTCAGCTGGATATGTGGAAATCCTGGCAGACCCGGTGCCAGTGGATCCTCGACCAAAGAGAGTGGTTGACACCATCCCTGTCTTCTATCCAGCAACAGTTGCACAATTGCTCAGCACCAG GGTTCCatgtcagaaaagaaaaaagctgaaTGTGGCAGGTGAGCTGGCCAGACTTAGCACCCTCCTGTGCATCCACCACAAGAcgttctttttcctctttctgaagTGCTTCACTTCTGCTGCTTGTGTTCCAGTGCTGGTGCAG AAACCTCCCCAGCTAGCTTGGCACCACATGCTCCAGTTGGGCCATGGCTATGTGCTGACAGCATTGAGTGTGTCCAGCCTGAAGGCATCGGGGCACAAGGTATTCGTCACCAGCGTCTCCTCCTGCCTCCTGCCCTACTGTGCAGAGCAGGTGAAGGAACAGCCTCTGGAAATTGCCTGGTGGGGAGGACCAATTCAGCCAGTTTCCCCTAAGGCCGCTGTGCAGCTCCCCTTGGAGCTGACAGATGAGAAGTTGCCAGTGCCAGCCAAAGAGTCCAAGATCCTGTCATACACG GGGATTATCACCCGAGTACTAAACAACCAGGCTGGCCTCTATGAGCTTGATAACAAGATCTGTCTGTGCCTTGCTTACCAGCAGCTGTTGAACTCTGCCCGTGGACTCCGACCAGGAGCATGCGTGGAG CTCCGAGATGTCCACCTCCTGCAGAAGCCCCTGGCTTCTTTCCCCTTTGTTGTTGTCCTTGGTGCCTGTCTGCACAGCACTGTCCTTCTTAAGGGTTTCTCAAGGCTCAGCACCTTCCACCAGCCTGTAGCTTCCTCTGGAAATCTCTACATGCAACTGCTCTTCCAGTATAACCTAGGTCTGCCACTCTATCTGTGGCTGGTGAGCCTGTTGGAGATGCTGGAGCAAAG GTTTTGCTGTTTTGTTGGACGCCGACAGCTGTTCATCCACTCTGTGTCTCGAGGCCCTGGAGTAGCCGAGAAGTTTCTTGTCCCCATTCTGAATGCTGTGGTGCCTTCTAAGGCGCCAGTGAGAGATGTTCATCATGAGATCCTAGCAGAAATGCACCATTGTCCCCTGCAGCAG TATCAGCCTCTGGAGCCCCCATGCCAGGCCCCACCTCTTTCTCTGCTGCGCTCTGTGGCTGAGCAAAGAAGCAAGGAAGCCTTTAATCCATTGCAGCTGCTGTCCCCCTTGGAGGCCCAGCACATGGGCACCCAGGAGCTGAATCGCAGACTGGCTTGGTCCTATGATACATTCTCAGCAGAGAGCTTCCAACCCCGAATG GTGTtgctgggggtgctgagagcttcctgcagcagcggCTCCCTTCAGCTGCGGGACAAGAGTGATTCGATCCCCTGTGTGATCTCCCGCAGGGATGGGAGTCCCTTCGCTGACACAGCTCTCATAG GGTCTCTTTTGCAGGTGGAAACCTACCAGCTTGTGGTAGAGCGATTCCTTCAAAGTGACTTtccctcctgggagcagctgtggATCCTGGAACATGTGAGGGGCACAGAAACAAG GCTGTATGTGCAATTCTGCTTTGAAGATGTTCAGATTCTTCATACGCCTGAGGTGCAAGTCCAAGAGGGTCCCACAAGCAATAACAATCCCTGGTTGGGGAAAAAGGATGTTTGCAGCTCAAAGGTTGAGCTGGGATCTCCAGAGGCAAAGCTGCCAAAGTTGGAGGGGACCCGCCCAGGAGCTGGCTCTGACGAGGGCTGTGATAGAGGCCAGAGCAGTGCCAGAGGAACCAGCTGCATGTCTCGTCTATTCCTGGTCACCCAGAAAGAGGGGCTTATGTCACGCAACTACCTGCCAGCTGCAGAAGGAGATGGAGAAGGGCAGGAGCTGCAGCTCAGCTTCCAGGCCACCGTACTCTGGATGGACAAACCTCGGCTCTGGGGGCATCCCAGGGAAATTGGGAACCTGCCAGAGCTGGAGCAGACCAGCCATCAGAGGGAGGACAGCGAGGCACAGCAGAGG GTGCTGCTGCTTTTTATGGGGAGATCACTTCGATGGTTCCCATTCCTGCACCCAGATGGGCTGTACCGGCTTATTGTGCCTCAGTGTTTG GACTTCGGGGTGTTTGAGCAGCCTTGTCTCTCGCCGTTGCAAGGGAGGCTTCTGAACCAGTCGGGCTGCCACTCGTGCCTGCTAGTTTCAGATACCTGGCACCTACAGCATGAGACCTGGATCTCCTGCCTGGCTCAGCCCCAG ATGATCCCAGGGTCAGAGTGGGCAGGAATGGGGCAGACAGTCTTCTCCATTCCAGAGCTACTAAGCAACAG TTTCACAGGCTCCCTTGTCTCTTTCTCTGGTGAGATAGTGGAGCGGACCTTGTGTGCTTCCCCTGGGAATGAAAAGCTCTCTGCACCCTGCAGCATGCGGTGGCAGAAAG ggaccctcctgccctgggATCACAGTGTGAAGCTGAGTGTCTCAGCTGCTCCTGGCTCCTCTGTTGTGCTGGATGTTTACATAGCAGTTGCCTACCTTCAGCATCTCTGGGGTTTGCTGCCCGGGGCCAAGATTCTCTTCCAGAACCTGCAGCGCAAAATCTCCAG GTTCCACAATGTTTATTGCACATACATTGCCTCCAGCTGCATCAGCATCTTGGCTCTGCCGCccccctgcttgctcctttcCTCCAA TCCTGCAGGTATAGCCTCCAAGTCCCCTGCAGCCACGTCTCCCTCGCTGGTGTTTCTGTCCAACCTGTTGCTTCAGCCTCACAGCCtgtcccagggccagatcctctgcaaCTTGTCCTGTGTCCTGGCTTTGTCCCTGCAATGGATCTGCTCCGTCTGTAGCAGCATCTTCAGAGAG GGGAGGTGCAGCCGACACAGCCCACCCTGCCCATCGCACACAGGAGTGAGTCAGGCCAGCGCCAA GATCCTGGTGGAGGATGGAACAGGTGAGGCTCTGGTGCTGTGCAAGAACCAGCAGGTGGCTGCAGTGTTAGGCCTGAGCCCTGTGGAGTGGAAAGCTGTGCAGAGCAATGTGCAGAGAAGGGGCAGCATTTTCATTCAGCATGGAGGAGCCAATTCCAGGCCTGGG TGTGTGGAGGAGCCTGAAGACCTTGTCACCTGCTACCTGAGGAGCCTGTGTAGGAGCCGTGCCATCTGCCGGACCATCCTGCTGGCTTTCAGCCTCGACAGGAAGCCCTCAAAGATTCCCCAGCCAG ATTCACTGCAGCTGAGAAGGTTTCTGTGTGGTGAGATGGAGTTTGTGTCCCAAGTGGGAGCTCGACTGAGCCTGACATGCCTGAACATCCAGGAGGCAGATCCCAAAGTCTTGTGCGGTCTGAGCAGCAAGAGGATCAAAACATCGATCAGTCACTCAGCTTGA